TGGTTACCCGATACCTACTAGGGTGCTGATACTTATTTGGGTGTACATATTTATTTCTCTGCACTAATTGACATTGATGTACCATTGTGACATTTGTTTATGTGCGCTTCTTTGAACCTAATAAAAAAATTACTAGCTAGCTAAATGCTCATGCGCTGCTACTGAAGTTATGTTTTCCTACAAATTTGTCAGTTGGTTAAACGTGTGACACATAGCCCATGCTTCATAAAAAAACATCATTACGAAATATGCATTAGTTAAATCAACCATACGTGCAACCTCTGGAAAATGGACGACGACTGTGGTGGTTCAAATAACTTAAGAAGTGAATGAACCACCACCAAGTCAGATCTTTACCATTACTACTATTTAGTAGTGTAAACCTACTTTTGTGTAGATGTGAGTGCTTTGATGAACATGGTGTAGTAACAATAGTGGGACTGAAAATAGGTTCAACTTGGTTTGTCTACAATATTATGATAAAACAAATTGTGGATAAGTGAGTGATTTGTTATTCTTCTTATGGCAGAATGGAGTCTTTGCAATTAAAGAGCTTCCATGGGATTGTGAAAGTTTCTGGTATAGTGATTTGTGCGGCTGGTGTTACTGTACTAGCGTTATACCAAGGACCAGAGCTCAAATCTATAGTCCATCATCCTATTTTTCGCCACCCAAGTCGAGTTGATACTCATCCCTCAAGGAGCTGGATATTGGGAATTCTCCTGCAGTCTCTTGCGACTGTAATGTTTGCGCTTTGGACAGTGTTTCAGGTATGCATCTTGCTGTGTGCACAGGTTACAGATTCAGGTACGGTGTGTGTGCATGTTCAGATGCTAATTTATTCCATGTTGCTTCTAGGGCTCTTTGCTGGAGGAGTATCCGTCCATGCTGCTTAACACGAGCCTTCAGATTGTCTTTGCGACTGTTCAATCATTTTTTATGGCTCTAGTGATGGAGAGGGACTTTTCAAGATGGAAGTTGGGACTGGATGTAGGTCTTGTGGCGATCATCTATTGTGTAAGTATAAGAATCCCCTCAGCAATAGCAAATCCTTCATTTTTTTACGAAACCTCTTTAGAGGGCGGGGAGCTGCCGCGTTGCATTAAGAAGAAAAGAGTTGGGCCAGTTAATGAGGGAAACCGGACCCGAAAACCATACATGGTGTTTGTAAGAAGAATGTTATCTTTTTCGGTAAAAAAACTTTTTCGGTAAGATGTTACCGTACAAGTTGAAAAGAAAGTCCTGACCCTGTGAAATTACTTTACATTGTAGGGTTTATTTGTTACCGCATTGGCAAACTACCTCCAAATCTGGGTGATTGGCAGGTGCGGCCCAGTATTCCTGGCCATGACGGTACCCCTAATTTTGGTTATCACAATCATTCTGTCACTTCTCATAGGAGAAGCAGTCACCCTTGGAAGGTGCGTTTCTTAATGTTTGCTTGTTAGGCAGAAGTACTACACCCAAAAATATCTTCATATTTTCTTCTACTGATTAACAGTGTAATAAGTGGCGCGCTCATGGTTGGTGGCCTGTACAATGTTCTCTGGGGGAAGAGAATAGAGCAAGTAGCTCTCTGCAAGCAAGGAGGTAGCGGAGAAAATGGATCATGCTTAGATTTGGAGGAACAAGAAAGCGGTGCGCCAGTTCCAGCAACGTGGGATTCAATCAAGCCAGTGCCAGGTTCGATAGAGAGAACTGATACATCAAGCTGAACTGTGACCATCAAGCGATGTTATTATAGGTGTATAAAAGCTTTTGCTTCAGGTCAGCCCACCAGAAACCATTCAGAGATCTGTAATATTGTTTACTGCAAGTCAGCTATAGCAGCTTTAATTGTTTGTTCAGGGCTTAACGTTCGTGTGGTGGATTTTGTTTGTGTTAGGTTATACGCCCTctgttccgaattacttgtcttggatttgtctagatacggacaGCTTGAGCAATTTGAGAAAATGCCACACTTTTTCTGGCACTTTGCTCCTATAGCACATCTTTCTTTTATTTGATTAAATAGCATACTTTTGCTCATAGTTGGATAAAATACATGAAACTGAGATTTCTCCTCACTTTGCTAGTCAAGGCCAAACGTCATTTGCCCCTTAATAAAGCCGCTAAGCAGAGtcgcccctcccctcctcccttCCTCGATCTCTCCCCTTTCTCCTCCGCATCCAATCCACCTCATCCTCAATCCACCGGGCTGCCGGCGTTCTGCTCTTCTTCCCAGCCTTTTCCCTCGAGCGGGAGCACTAGCGTCCCCAAATCCTCTTCTTCAGGCCATATACCTCCCTCCATCCACCTGTTTCTTCTCCTCAGCCCGGGAGCCCCCAAATCCTCCGCCACCAGAGAGTAGCGGCGTCCAGGCCATCACCCATCTCCGATGCAACGAGGTGGCGTCTAGGGCCGTTGCGCATCTCCGGTGCTGCGAGCTGGCGTCTAGAGCCCTCTCCTGAGCGCGGCGCCCCGATCCAGAGGCGCGTACTGGCCGTCGGATCGACCGCGTGGACCCTTAGCCGGGCTCATCGACGAGGACACTGCAGACGCCGCGCTCTCCCCCGAGCGGGGAGACCTCGACCTAGACGCGGCGGAGGCTTGGTCCAGCACGACATCCGCGAgatcctctccctctctctccggGAGAAAAAGATGATATATATTGGATTACTGGATGAGATGTTTAGCAATGTTTGTATTGGTGGGTAGCACTGAGAATATGTAATGAGAGACAAAGTCTTCTTTCTTGATTTTTCACACACATATGCAGTTTTGAAGTTGTAATTTATGTATCGTTAAACCTTTTTAATAAAGGGCGCTTTGTATCAAGTCATAATGTCGCATTACATCATAATATTGCAAACATCATAATTATACAACTAACTTCTGCATGGCTAGGACACACACAACCTACATGAAAAAGGGAGACCCGTAGATAATAAGGCAACCCAATGCAGCAAAACATTGACAACTATCACCTCTTTCCCGAACAATGATGACTTCAGCAAAGAAATGGTGCATGGATGTCGCCGTTGCCGGATCCAACTACATAGGTCAGATCATGTGTTTTCACCAATGAAAAAAAGTAGCGTGTTACGACAAAATAGCGTGGCCCTTAAAATACGCTATTAGCATGCTATATCGCACTATTGCGTGCAATTTGCGAGACATTGTACATTGATTTGCGAGGCGTTGCTCAAAATGCTATAGCGTGCAATGAATTAGTGGCGCTATAGCGCATTGATTTTTTTTCACTGGTCTTCACCAAAAG
The Triticum urartu cultivar G1812 unplaced genomic scaffold, Tu2.1 TuUngrouped_contig_28, whole genome shotgun sequence genome window above contains:
- the LOC125527063 gene encoding WAT1-related protein At5g64700-like, encoding MSASLNISCVGLNYASATSASAVLNLLPVLTFFLALLLGMESLQLKSFHGIVKVSGIVICAAGVTVLALYQGPELKSIVHHPIFRHPSRVDTHPSRSWILGILLQSLATVMFALWTVFQGSLLEEYPSMLLNTSLQIVFATVQSFFMALVMERDFSRWKLGLDVGLVAIIYCGLFVTALANYLQIWVIGRCGPVFLAMTVPLILVITIILSLLIGEAVTLGSVISGALMVGGLYNVLWGKRIEQVALCKQGGSGENGSCLDLEEQESGAPVPATWDSIKPVPGSIERTDTSS